From Candidatus Paceibacterota bacterium, a single genomic window includes:
- a CDS encoding DUF397 domain-containing protein encodes MTTHFKDEDFRTPQNVGMCDPHGMLVCVSVAIGDDSVAVRDTKDPKSGTQEYSHEEWRRFIEAVKQGQFDV; translated from the coding sequence ATGACCACACATTTTAAGGATGAGGATTTTCGTACTCCTCAAAATGTCGGCATGTGTGACCCTCACGGCATGTTGGTTTGCGTCTCAGTTGCAATCGGTGACGATAGCGTTGCTGTTCGTGACACAAAAGACCCTAAAAGTGGTACGCAAGAATATAGCCATGAAGAATGGCGGCGCTTCATAGAAGCTGTGAAGCAAGGACAATTTGATGTATAA
- the secD gene encoding protein translocase subunit SecD: MWKARLIALILFICGLGVGFFVYSSETSVSRFPFKLGLDLAGGTHLVYSVDTTEVAPGEVADSMSALRDVVERRVNLFGVAEPIVQTEKSGVFSGVEEERLIVELPGVTNTEEAIALIGKTPTLEFKLLKTEQGEISEDGSLDINTSYEDLGLTGRYLKRAALEFGQGGGGLSNEPVVVVTFNDEGKDLFASITREHVGEIVGIFLDGQLMSSPVVREEIPDGTAVISGNFTPDEARELVKNLNYGALPMPIALQSTQTIGASLGSTALEHGVLAGILGLLLVAAFLIVWYRIPGILGVISLGIYVAVMLSLFKLIPITLTAAGVAGFILSIGMAVDANILIFERMRESLKEGKEFHSAVKEGFDRAWRAIRDGNISSIITATILFWFGTSLVQGFALTFGIGVMVSMLTAIMVSRSFLSALGNYSNRRLTRLFFGSGTMM, encoded by the coding sequence ATGTGGAAGGCACGACTCATCGCCCTCATACTCTTTATCTGCGGACTTGGCGTCGGTTTTTTTGTCTATTCATCTGAGACCTCAGTATCACGATTCCCATTCAAGCTCGGACTTGACCTTGCGGGCGGCACGCATCTTGTCTATAGCGTTGATACGACCGAGGTCGCCCCTGGAGAAGTTGCTGACTCAATGAGCGCACTTCGGGACGTGGTCGAGCGCAGAGTAAACCTCTTTGGGGTTGCAGAGCCAATCGTGCAGACTGAAAAGAGTGGTGTGTTCTCCGGAGTTGAAGAAGAGCGGCTCATTGTCGAGCTTCCCGGAGTGACGAACACCGAAGAGGCGATCGCGCTCATCGGCAAAACGCCGACACTTGAGTTCAAACTCCTCAAGACTGAACAAGGGGAGATATCCGAAGACGGCAGTTTGGATATTAATACTTCATACGAAGACCTCGGGCTGACTGGTCGTTACCTTAAACGTGCAGCGCTTGAGTTCGGGCAAGGAGGTGGCGGTCTCTCAAATGAACCGGTAGTGGTTGTTACCTTTAACGATGAGGGCAAGGATCTTTTTGCCAGCATCACTCGTGAGCATGTTGGTGAGATCGTCGGGATCTTCCTTGATGGACAATTGATGTCCTCTCCGGTTGTACGCGAGGAGATCCCCGACGGGACCGCGGTCATCTCGGGAAATTTCACGCCAGATGAGGCGCGCGAGCTGGTTAAGAATCTCAACTACGGTGCACTTCCGATGCCGATTGCACTTCAGAGTACACAGACCATCGGCGCGTCTCTTGGGAGTACTGCGCTTGAGCACGGTGTACTCGCCGGCATCCTCGGACTCCTCTTGGTCGCGGCATTTCTCATTGTGTGGTACCGGATCCCAGGTATTCTCGGGGTTATCTCACTCGGCATATATGTTGCGGTGATGCTCTCGCTCTTCAAACTCATTCCGATAACTCTGACTGCGGCAGGTGTTGCCGGATTCATTCTCTCGATTGGCATGGCGGTTGATGCTAACATCTTGATTTTTGAGCGCATGCGGGAGAGCCTCAAAGAAGGGAAAGAGTTTCATAGCGCGGTCAAAGAAGGTTTTGACCGGGCATGGCGCGCGATTCGGGACGGCAACATCTCAAGCATCATCACTGCGACCATCCTTTTCTGGTTTGGGACTTCGCTTGTACAGGGCTTCGCGCTCACTTTTGGTATCGGTGTTATGGTTTCAATGCTTACCGCAATCATGGTATCGCGTTCTTTCTTGAGTGCCCTTGGTAATTACTCGAATCGGCGGCTCACACGATTGTTCTTTGGTAGCGGCACTATGATGTAG
- the secF gene encoding protein translocase subunit SecF — MLIVKYRKIFYALTTLLILASIGSIAIFGLNFGIDFTGGTIVEFSYEGDVPTKERIDTQLGGLGMGEHSLRASGESGFILRTPELSEEARQDMIEALAFDGEFEVLQERVNTIGPVIGNELKNKALVAIVIVVFAIILFVAFAFRKVSEPVSSWKYGLIAIFALLHDILIPVGVFALLGHYVGSEVNVLFVTALLAILGYSVNDTIVVFDRVRENLKQNRDLHRKEDFELTVGKSLTQTYTRSVNTSLTTAFALLTLFFIGAPATQDFALVLLVGIIAGTYSSIALATPLLVTWAGKEVK, encoded by the coding sequence ATGCTTATTGTAAAATACAGAAAAATATTCTACGCACTCACCACGCTTTTGATTCTTGCCTCAATCGGGAGTATCGCTATCTTCGGACTCAATTTTGGTATTGATTTTACCGGCGGTACAATTGTTGAGTTCTCTTACGAGGGTGATGTGCCAACGAAGGAGCGGATTGACACACAGCTTGGAGGACTTGGTATGGGTGAGCACTCTCTCCGCGCTTCGGGAGAAAGTGGCTTTATTCTCCGCACCCCGGAACTTTCTGAAGAGGCGCGACAAGATATGATTGAAGCACTTGCGTTCGACGGGGAGTTTGAGGTGCTCCAAGAGCGAGTGAACACCATCGGGCCGGTGATTGGCAATGAGCTCAAGAACAAAGCACTTGTCGCAATTGTAATTGTTGTTTTCGCAATTATTCTGTTTGTCGCATTTGCATTCCGTAAGGTGTCCGAGCCAGTCTCGTCATGGAAGTATGGACTCATCGCGATTTTTGCCCTACTTCACGATATTCTTATTCCAGTTGGCGTGTTTGCCTTACTCGGGCACTACGTCGGCTCTGAGGTGAATGTTCTTTTTGTAACTGCGCTTCTCGCCATTCTTGGGTATTCGGTGAATGACACAATTGTGGTCTTCGATCGGGTGCGTGAGAATCTCAAGCAGAATCGCGACCTGCATCGCAAAGAAGATTTCGAGCTTACCGTGGGGAAGAGTTTGACGCAGACCTACACACGTTCAGTGAACACATCACTCACCACCGCATTCGCACTCCTCACCCTTTTCTTTATTGGCGCACCGGCCACGCAGGATTTTGCACTCGTGCTTCTTGTGGGCATCATCGCCGGTACCTACTCATCGATTGCGCTTGCGACACCACTCCTCGTTACTTGGGCAGGGAAGGAGGTAAAATAG
- the rsmI gene encoding 16S rRNA (cytidine(1402)-2'-O)-methyltransferase — translation MPKLYVVGTPIGNLKDISQRALEALGSVDLILCEDTRVTKKLLAHYGIEKPMKRMDAHIEASSAGKVTDLFESYERIALVSDAGTPTLSDPGDRLVRAARSAGVAIEVVPGPAALTAALSVSGLPASEFTFLGFVPHKKGREKLFAEVAESTRTIVMYESPHRIMKTLSSLVTHLSSERTVVVARELTKLYESTISGTPQEVFDHFTAYEEEQRGEFVVIVSGV, via the coding sequence ATGCCAAAACTCTATGTCGTTGGAACCCCAATCGGGAACCTGAAAGATATCTCCCAGCGAGCGCTCGAAGCACTTGGGTCTGTTGATTTGATCTTGTGCGAGGACACACGAGTGACAAAGAAGCTACTCGCGCATTACGGGATCGAGAAGCCGATGAAGCGCATGGACGCACATATCGAGGCTTCATCGGCGGGGAAGGTTACTGACCTCTTTGAATCTTACGAAAGAATTGCACTTGTATCTGACGCCGGCACCCCAACACTCTCCGACCCGGGCGATCGGCTCGTGCGCGCTGCGCGTAGTGCTGGTGTTGCTATTGAGGTAGTGCCCGGACCTGCTGCTCTCACTGCGGCACTCTCAGTGTCTGGATTACCCGCGTCCGAGTTCACTTTCCTCGGTTTTGTGCCACATAAAAAAGGAAGAGAGAAGCTTTTTGCTGAGGTGGCAGAATCCACTCGCACTATAGTGATGTACGAATCTCCACATCGAATCATGAAGACCCTCAGCTCGCTTGTGACACACCTCTCGTCGGAGCGCACAGTTGTGGTGGCGCGTGAACTCACGAAGCTGTATGAGTCAACTATCTCCGGTACGCCGCAGGAGGTCTTCGACCATTTCACTGCGTACGAAGAGGAGCAGCGCGGAGAGTTCGTGGTGATCGTCTCTGGCGTATAG
- a CDS encoding tetraspanin family protein, whose product MQSMTKNSTLIFLGVLVVFSSFLGIPGSWKMVIFNFLGLLIIITAALLRRDITSGSLCAHLTEEKHTDSYRQTGVLRPDDTHEHGESTTGNQE is encoded by the coding sequence ATGCAGAGCATGACCAAAAATTCAACCCTCATCTTCCTCGGTGTCCTTGTTGTTTTCTCTTCATTTCTTGGTATTCCCGGTTCATGGAAGATGGTAATTTTCAACTTTCTTGGTTTACTCATAATCATTACCGCGGCACTCCTCCGTCGTGATATCACCTCAGGTTCCCTTTGTGCGCATTTAACCGAAGAGAAGCATACCGATAGTTACCGTCAGACTGGGGTGTTGCGTCCGGATGACACACATGAGCATGGAGAGAGCACTACAGGAAATCAAGAATAA
- a CDS encoding putative glycoside hydrolase codes for MERALQEIKNNTRAYLFGALFVGLLSGAYFGVPVILPVSYSSPEVADSAAVASVEEERKESISHASHIPTPEAVKAIYMSQCVVGTPSFRDSLITLIEETELNSVVIDIKDYTGKIAFETEHPLLKSFVSDECGARDMRGFIETLHEKEIYVIGRITVFQDPFYAEIHPELAVQSVSGSGTPWVDYKGLSFIDVSSKPFWEYIVALSKESYEIGFDELNYDYIRYPSDGPMKDAKFVNDNKSEALEIFFKYLYEEVHPIGVKMSADLFGYTAIFTNDLGIGQQLERALPYFDYIAPMVYPSHYNKGFAGLENPNTDPYKVVFTSMEEAVRRTLAKETVVETLDGEEVFTSEVIPAHYAEDVGFVATSTRQVVTGYYTKPVYDIQKLRPWLQDFDYGGDYDIEEVRAQIQATYDTSLTSWMLWSPSNRYTRGALEPAQE; via the coding sequence ATGGAGAGAGCACTACAGGAAATCAAGAATAATACTCGAGCCTACCTCTTCGGTGCTCTTTTTGTCGGGCTTCTTTCCGGAGCGTATTTCGGGGTGCCTGTGATATTGCCGGTTTCTTATTCATCACCCGAGGTGGCGGATTCGGCGGCTGTTGCCTCAGTAGAAGAGGAAAGAAAAGAAAGTATATCGCACGCCTCTCATATTCCGACACCTGAAGCAGTGAAAGCGATCTACATGTCGCAGTGCGTCGTGGGCACACCTTCTTTCCGAGACTCCCTCATCACACTTATTGAGGAGACCGAGCTCAATTCTGTGGTCATCGACATCAAGGACTACACCGGCAAGATTGCGTTTGAGACTGAACACCCACTCCTCAAGAGTTTTGTCTCTGACGAGTGTGGTGCCCGTGATATGCGTGGTTTTATAGAGACACTCCACGAGAAGGAGATTTACGTTATTGGGCGCATCACTGTTTTCCAAGATCCATTTTACGCGGAGATACACCCCGAATTGGCAGTGCAGAGCGTAAGCGGTTCCGGGACCCCGTGGGTCGACTACAAAGGGCTCTCGTTTATCGACGTGAGCTCAAAGCCATTCTGGGAATATATCGTTGCGCTCTCAAAAGAATCATACGAAATCGGTTTTGATGAGCTTAACTACGATTATATTCGCTATCCGTCTGATGGACCGATGAAGGATGCAAAATTCGTAAACGATAACAAATCAGAAGCGCTTGAGATCTTCTTTAAGTACCTCTACGAAGAGGTGCACCCGATTGGTGTGAAGATGTCTGCAGACCTCTTCGGGTATACCGCGATCTTCACCAATGACCTCGGCATTGGTCAGCAGCTTGAGCGCGCGTTGCCATATTTCGATTACATTGCACCAATGGTCTACCCATCGCACTACAACAAAGGTTTTGCCGGACTCGAAAACCCGAACACTGATCCATACAAAGTCGTATTCACCTCAATGGAAGAAGCAGTGCGACGTACTCTTGCAAAAGAGACCGTTGTAGAGACTTTGGATGGGGAAGAAGTGTTCACGAGTGAAGTAATCCCCGCGCATTATGCTGAGGACGTGGGTTTTGTCGCAACCAGTACGCGTCAGGTAGTGACCGGGTACTACACAAAACCCGTCTATGATATACAGAAGCTTCGCCCCTGGCTTCAGGACTTCGACTACGGCGGTGACTATGACATTGAGGAGGTTCGCGCGCAGATCCAGGCAACGTACGACACCAGCCTCACCAGTTGGATGTTGTGGAGTCCGAGCAACCGCTATACACGCGGAGCGCTTGAACCCGCCCAAGAATAG
- a CDS encoding type IV secretion system DNA-binding domain-containing protein — protein sequence MDDLQKVTYIGATDARGKRQPFGIKALDRAKHMYVIGKTGMGKSTLLENMAIQDIQHGNGLGFIDPHGSTAEKLLDYVPENRIKDVIYFAPFDMDYPIAFNVMEDVGYDKRHLVVSGLMSTFKKIWVDAWSARMEYILTNVLLALLEYPDSTLLDVNKMLTNKAFRKKVVENITDPIVKDFWTVEFAGYTDRYTQEATPAIQNKIGQFTSNPLIRNIVGQPKSSFDMREILDSKKIFIANLSKGRMGETNAALLGSMLTTKIYLSAMSRADEPASVQAKLPPFYFYVDEFQSIANESFADILSEARKYKLALTIAHQYVEQMEENVRNAVFGNVGSTIAFRVGPFDAEVLETIFQPKFMAEDLVGLGFAQIYLTLMIDGVGSAPFSATTLPPIEEPEITFKDEAIKTSRSAYGRSRAEVEQVISDRNKEELPEPPMGGMKKKGGQGTPQKNSTQPKGPIVHSTSGARKEKTTIPLAALKMHQKPNDKGPSPEQRSALKEALMSAQKKGITGAPSAPKEPKSQENHSQPQRRGAPEGAVLHTMERDSQQPEPASEKKEQRPTPPEIKRGQSSAPQKEEQKAVQHKETAAQKPPQGPPQKETPEEVSTQTLSPEQKIQAEGSPGEVPLDVLEDILKDDK from the coding sequence ATGGATGATCTCCAAAAAGTAACCTATATCGGCGCCACAGACGCGCGTGGCAAACGACAGCCTTTCGGTATCAAAGCGCTTGATCGCGCCAAGCACATGTATGTGATCGGCAAGACCGGTATGGGCAAGTCGACCTTGCTTGAGAATATGGCGATCCAGGACATCCAACATGGGAATGGCTTGGGCTTCATTGACCCACACGGCTCGACCGCTGAGAAACTCCTTGACTACGTGCCCGAGAATCGCATCAAGGACGTGATCTACTTCGCGCCGTTTGATATGGATTACCCGATCGCCTTTAACGTCATGGAGGATGTTGGCTACGACAAGCGACACCTCGTTGTCTCGGGACTCATGTCGACCTTTAAGAAGATCTGGGTTGATGCGTGGTCGGCGCGTATGGAATACATTCTTACCAACGTGCTCCTTGCGCTCCTTGAGTATCCTGATTCGACACTCCTTGATGTGAATAAGATGCTCACCAACAAAGCCTTCCGCAAGAAAGTGGTTGAGAATATAACCGACCCCATCGTAAAGGATTTCTGGACGGTTGAGTTCGCAGGCTATACCGACCGGTACACCCAAGAGGCAACCCCGGCAATTCAGAATAAGATCGGGCAATTTACCAGCAATCCGCTCATCCGCAACATCGTTGGGCAGCCAAAGTCGAGTTTTGATATGCGTGAAATCTTGGACTCCAAGAAGATATTCATTGCAAACCTCTCCAAAGGGCGCATGGGGGAGACTAACGCCGCACTTCTTGGAAGTATGCTTACCACCAAGATCTATCTCTCAGCCATGAGCCGCGCCGACGAGCCAGCTTCAGTTCAAGCGAAGCTCCCGCCTTTTTATTTCTATGTGGATGAGTTCCAATCAATCGCGAACGAGTCGTTCGCCGACATTCTCTCTGAGGCCAGGAAGTACAAGCTCGCGCTCACAATCGCACACCAGTACGTCGAGCAGATGGAGGAGAATGTGCGCAACGCCGTCTTTGGCAACGTGGGTAGCACGATCGCGTTTCGTGTCGGGCCGTTTGATGCTGAAGTGCTTGAAACCATCTTCCAACCCAAGTTCATGGCGGAAGACCTGGTCGGGCTCGGCTTTGCACAGATCTATCTCACACTTATGATCGATGGGGTTGGGTCAGCCCCTTTTTCCGCAACCACCCTGCCGCCAATTGAAGAGCCGGAGATTACCTTTAAGGATGAGGCTATCAAAACATCGCGCAGTGCATATGGTCGGTCGCGCGCCGAGGTTGAGCAAGTTATCTCTGACCGCAACAAGGAGGAGCTACCTGAGCCGCCGATGGGTGGCATGAAGAAGAAAGGAGGACAAGGAACTCCACAGAAAAACAGTACTCAACCAAAAGGGCCGATAGTCCACAGCACAAGCGGAGCACGGAAGGAGAAGACAACTATCCCACTTGCTGCGCTTAAAATGCATCAAAAACCGAATGACAAAGGTCCGAGTCCCGAACAACGATCAGCACTCAAGGAGGCCCTAATGTCGGCTCAAAAAAAGGGAATCACGGGTGCACCCTCTGCTCCAAAGGAGCCTAAGTCACAAGAGAATCATTCACAACCGCAGCGAAGAGGCGCTCCTGAGGGGGCAGTTTTACACACTATGGAACGCGATTCACAACAGCCGGAACCAGCTTCAGAAAAAAAGGAACAAAGACCTACTCCACCTGAAATAAAGAGAGGACAATCTTCAGCACCCCAGAAGGAAGAGCAAAAGGCGGTTCAACATAAAGAAACCGCCGCACAGAAACCGCCGCAAGGACCTCCCCAAAAAGAGACACCAGAAGAGGTCTCGACACAAACTCTTTCTCCCGAGCAGAAGATTCAAGCAGAAGGCTCGCCCGGAGAGGTGCCACTTGATGTGCTCGAAGATATATTAAAGGACGACAAATAA
- a CDS encoding lamin tail domain-containing protein, producing the protein MFFWSLPVGTHASVVFSEVMYDLEGSDEKREWVEIFNTGVVAVDLAEWRFFDGSNHILNEPPKNGSSGSLILAPGEYMILASDAGTFLSEYQVSVSVIDTVMSLGQKNDREYTIQLIDGDGVVVDSMTYTTDQGSEGNSLSYEGSSWKAGFPNPGEGDLAADDASSAEDNQETTSGSENLRDFPTEPQITAFAGDNRVVTVGADAEFKGTAAGLLGEPLAGARYLWNLGDGSTREGESVLYHYQYPGEYIVVLNVSSGEFSATDHIVVSALPALVYITEATPAYVALTNKSDRTLDLSWWILKSGSDTFMLPEYTSILPGHTLRFAASVTGLRPQGASDTELQYPNGRAVTLDESVVSENTQAYGRVGALEAETVRSGRSIVGMTVSPGAEPAVRETVEVVQSDAREPKTQEREVLTASVRSTSGKTSSFWYILALLGVIAFGILSTLFVRRASQDEITILE; encoded by the coding sequence TTGTTTTTTTGGAGTCTTCCTGTGGGTACGCATGCATCGGTGGTGTTCTCTGAGGTCATGTATGATCTTGAAGGGTCCGATGAAAAGAGAGAATGGGTTGAGATATTTAATACTGGAGTTGTAGCAGTTGATCTAGCCGAGTGGCGTTTTTTTGACGGGTCAAACCATATCTTAAACGAGCCACCCAAGAACGGCAGCTCCGGGTCGCTGATACTTGCTCCTGGCGAATACATGATACTCGCAAGTGACGCGGGCACTTTTTTGTCGGAGTATCAGGTGTCTGTGTCGGTGATTGATACGGTCATGAGTCTTGGTCAGAAGAATGATCGAGAGTATACAATTCAACTAATTGATGGCGACGGGGTGGTTGTTGATAGCATGACGTATACGACCGACCAAGGAAGTGAGGGGAACTCGCTCTCTTATGAAGGTTCTTCTTGGAAGGCGGGTTTTCCAAACCCCGGAGAGGGGGACCTTGCAGCAGATGACGCTTCTTCTGCTGAAGACAATCAGGAGACCACTTCAGGGTCGGAGAACCTCAGGGACTTCCCAACAGAACCGCAGATAACTGCCTTCGCGGGCGATAATCGAGTGGTAACCGTTGGTGCTGATGCTGAGTTTAAAGGAACAGCGGCCGGTCTTCTGGGTGAGCCACTTGCGGGTGCACGCTATTTGTGGAACCTGGGCGACGGGAGCACAAGAGAAGGAGAGTCGGTTCTCTATCATTACCAGTACCCCGGAGAATACATTGTCGTGCTCAACGTCTCCTCAGGGGAGTTCAGCGCGACAGATCACATTGTTGTCTCAGCGCTTCCTGCGCTCGTCTATATCACTGAGGCGACACCTGCGTATGTTGCGCTTACCAATAAGAGTGACCGCACGCTTGATCTCTCATGGTGGATCCTTAAATCAGGAAGTGACACATTTATGCTTCCCGAATACACGAGCATACTGCCTGGGCACACATTGAGGTTTGCCGCGTCAGTCACTGGATTGCGTCCACAGGGCGCCTCGGATACTGAGCTACAGTACCCAAACGGGCGCGCGGTAACCTTAGATGAATCAGTCGTCTCAGAGAACACCCAGGCATATGGTCGGGTGGGTGCACTGGAGGCAGAGACTGTGCGCTCGGGCCGCTCGATTGTCGGCATGACCGTCTCACCGGGAGCTGAACCGGCAGTGAGGGAGACGGTCGAGGTTGTCCAAAGTGACGCCAGAGAACCAAAGACACAAGAGCGTGAGGTGCTCACCGCTTCTGTGAGGAGCACTTCTGGGAAAACTAGTTCGTTTTGGTATATTCTCGCCTTGCTTGGCGTTATCGCGTTCGGTATTTTAAGCACACTCTTTGTCAGGAGGGCATCACAAGACGAAATTACCATACTAGAGTAG
- a CDS encoding glycosyltransferase — translation MATVRKIKTGTTTPKRDKTTASRPKKRALIFSMTYQPFVGGAEVAVREITDRVSKDEIEFHMITLRFDSALPEVEQIGNVLVHRIGFARPHPSPEGLKQFPLHLNKLYYQVAAALRASLLHRKYHYDATWAIMAHSAGVPAALFKMSHPQVPYLLTLQEGDPVEHIKRVMLPLYPLFVRAFKRADQLQAISTHLASWGTAMGFHGKPVVIPNGVDINRFSKEYPRRELEELKQKLDKKVNSIFLVTTSRLVEKNGIDTVIHALVKLPPQVSFLVLGEGPEEERLKALARNLGVMSRVRFLGHVPQKEIPKYLKVSEIFIRPSRSEGMGNSFIEAMASGTPVIATQVGGITDFIFDPDRNPDVKPTGLAVDVDDSAAVAEQVLRYSSDVLLRREITDNAHALVEARYDWKLIVRAMHEKVFTPLFSKTTARK, via the coding sequence ATGGCTACCGTACGGAAGATAAAGACAGGCACAACCACACCAAAACGAGACAAGACAACGGCTTCGCGCCCCAAGAAGCGCGCGCTCATATTCTCCATGACCTACCAACCGTTTGTTGGTGGAGCCGAGGTTGCGGTACGTGAGATCACCGACCGGGTCTCGAAAGACGAGATCGAATTTCATATGATAACGCTCAGGTTCGACAGTGCACTCCCAGAGGTTGAGCAAATTGGGAATGTGCTCGTGCATCGTATTGGGTTTGCTCGTCCACACCCCTCTCCTGAGGGTCTCAAGCAATTTCCACTTCACCTCAACAAGCTCTACTACCAGGTAGCTGCGGCGCTTCGTGCAAGCCTGCTTCACCGGAAATATCACTATGATGCGACCTGGGCGATCATGGCGCATAGTGCAGGGGTCCCCGCAGCACTCTTTAAGATGAGCCACCCGCAGGTCCCGTATCTCCTCACACTCCAAGAAGGTGATCCGGTTGAGCACATTAAACGGGTGATGCTCCCGCTCTACCCGCTCTTTGTTCGTGCATTTAAGCGCGCCGATCAACTCCAGGCAATCTCGACCCACCTCGCTTCGTGGGGGACAGCGATGGGTTTCCATGGGAAGCCGGTGGTTATCCCAAACGGCGTTGATATCAATCGCTTCAGCAAGGAGTATCCGCGGCGCGAGCTTGAAGAGCTAAAACAGAAGCTCGACAAGAAGGTGAACTCAATCTTTTTAGTGACCACCTCACGGCTCGTTGAGAAGAACGGAATTGATACCGTGATACACGCACTTGTGAAGCTGCCGCCACAGGTATCATTCCTGGTACTCGGCGAGGGGCCCGAAGAAGAGAGGCTCAAAGCGCTCGCGCGCAATCTCGGGGTCATGAGTCGAGTGCGCTTTCTTGGGCACGTCCCACAAAAGGAGATCCCCAAGTATCTCAAGGTGTCAGAGATATTCATCAGACCTTCGCGTTCAGAGGGTATGGGCAACTCGTTCATCGAAGCAATGGCGTCAGGGACACCGGTTATTGCGACACAGGTTGGAGGCATAACCGATTTTATTTTTGACCCTGACCGGAACCCCGACGTAAAGCCGACCGGACTTGCAGTCGACGTTGACGACTCGGCGGCAGTAGCCGAGCAGGTGCTTCGCTACAGCTCCGATGTGCTTTTGCGGCGGGAGATCACAGACAACGCCCACGCACTCGTAGAAGCGCGGTATGATTGGAAGCTCATTGTGCGCGCAATGCACGAGAAGGTGTTTACACCGCTTTTCTCGAAAACAACAGCGAGAAAATAA
- a CDS encoding glycosyltransferase family 4 protein — protein MNTQRTINLLIATGAYPPDIGGPATYVKILEEELPQEGFVVSALPFGRVRRLPRFIRHVAYGFLLFREGRHADIIYALDPVSVGLPAVLIARALRKRFIVRIAGDYAWEQGVQRFKVKDHLDVFSKKNDEYLLPILILKWIQKWVAESAERVIVPSAYFKGVVSNWGVDEDHIVVIYTVVDDIASQGRRDWLREMVKFDGKMLVSAGRLVPWKGFEALIELVPKLVSRYPDFKLLIAGDGPDFHKLDTMVSRKKLDEYVALTGSLEKAVLFKYIRMADVFVLNTNYEGLSHQLLETMAIGTPVVTTRVGGNPELIKHEKNGLLVKYNNKNQLFEAIVRLLDNEGESQRFVRNARETLKKFSVEQMIPKLVTILREDHGKQT, from the coding sequence ATGAATACCCAACGTACAATAAACCTCCTCATCGCTACCGGGGCATACCCGCCGGATATTGGTGGCCCGGCGACCTATGTGAAAATTCTCGAAGAAGAGCTTCCTCAAGAGGGGTTTGTGGTTTCTGCTCTGCCATTCGGGCGTGTACGCCGACTCCCGCGCTTCATTCGTCACGTTGCGTATGGATTCCTACTCTTTAGAGAAGGTCGCCACGCTGACATAATCTACGCGCTTGACCCGGTGAGTGTTGGGCTTCCCGCGGTGCTCATAGCACGCGCGCTGAGGAAGCGATTTATTGTACGCATCGCAGGTGATTATGCATGGGAGCAGGGGGTGCAGCGCTTTAAGGTGAAAGATCATCTCGACGTGTTCTCAAAGAAGAATGATGAGTATCTACTTCCGATACTTATACTCAAGTGGATACAGAAGTGGGTCGCGGAGAGTGCTGAGCGCGTCATTGTGCCGAGCGCGTACTTCAAAGGAGTCGTGAGTAATTGGGGGGTTGATGAGGATCATATTGTTGTCATCTACACAGTTGTTGATGACATTGCGTCTCAAGGGAGGCGTGACTGGCTCCGCGAGATGGTGAAGTTCGACGGGAAGATGCTCGTGAGCGCAGGGCGTCTCGTTCCATGGAAAGGGTTTGAGGCACTAATCGAGCTTGTACCCAAACTCGTCTCTCGCTACCCAGATTTTAAACTTCTTATCGCTGGCGATGGCCCCGATTTTCACAAGCTCGATACAATGGTGTCACGGAAGAAACTCGACGAGTATGTAGCGCTCACTGGTTCACTCGAGAAAGCCGTGCTCTTTAAGTACATTCGCATGGCGGATGTCTTTGTACTAAATACCAATTACGAAGGTCTCTCGCATCAGCTTCTTGAGACCATGGCGATCGGCACACCTGTTGTCACCACGCGTGTCGGTGGCAACCCGGAGCTTATCAAGCATGAGAAGAACGGCCTTTTAGTTAAGTATAATAATAAGAATCAGCTGTTTGAGGCTATTGTACGTTTGCTCGACAATGAAGGGGAGTCACAGCGCTTTGTGCGCAATGCACGCGAGACACTCAAGAAGTTCTCAGTTGAGCAGATGATCCCGAAGCTAGTAACTATTTTACGAGAAGACCATGGAAAGCAAACCTAA